The Candidatus Spechtbacterales bacterium nucleotide sequence TCAGAAGCGGGACATATCCGTGGCCACTTCGCGTTCTGGCACGGAGTTGATGTTACTTCATAAATAACTATGAATCGTTTCGTAACTATTATTATAATTTCCCTTGCCGTCACCGCAGTGGTTACTGGTGTGGTGTTTTTTGGGGGCGGCAGTGGAACGGAACAATCGGTTACTGTTAAAAACGATTTTGACAAGTTTGTTTTAGCATCACTTGTTGACTATCAAGGAAATGATGTGTCCTTGGAAGAATTTCGTGGCAAGCCTCTGGTTATAAACAGCTGGGCGGTATGGTGTCCGTTCTGTCGGGAGGAGTTGCCTGCTTTCGCGGAGCTTCAAAAAGAATTTAAAGGCCAAGTTACCGTAATTGCCATAGACCGACAAGAGCCATTAAGTAAGGTCAAGGGATTCACGGACGAGATTGGCGTTACTGATGATATGCTCTTTCTTCTTGATTCATCTGACTCGTTTTACAAATCAATCGGCGGGTTCTCAATGCCGGAGACAATTTTTATGAATAGCGCCGGCGAGATTGTGGTGCATAAGCGTGGCCCGATGGAACTGGAAGAAATGCGTAAACACACTAATAAAATTATTGAATAATTATGAAATTGATTTTTGTGTATAATGCAGATAGTGGGCTTATAGCAGCTCTTAAGGATACTGTGCACAAAGTAGTATCACCCGATACATATCAGTGTAATCTCTGCAAGGTAACGTTCGGTGCCGTCTCTATGAAAGATGAGTGGAAAGCATTCGTTGATTCAC carries:
- a CDS encoding TlpA disulfide reductase family protein; protein product: MNRFVTIIIISLAVTAVVTGVVFFGGGSGTEQSVTVKNDFDKFVLASLVDYQGNDVSLEEFRGKPLVINSWAVWCPFCREELPAFAELQKEFKGQVTVIAIDRQEPLSKVKGFTDEIGVTDDMLFLLDSSDSFYKSIGGFSMPETIFMNSAGEIVVHKRGPMELEEMRKHTNKIIE